The following proteins come from a genomic window of Candidatus Zixiibacteriota bacterium:
- a CDS encoding GNAT family N-acetyltransferase: protein MIIKIKEAGRDKKPILERLLQLYFYDFSEIEGGDVDDQGLFHYTYLDIYWEETGRYPYLVYVDGRPAGFVLVRCHSYFDSPEKTHVMAEFFVMRKYRRRGVGSTMAFRIFDKFPGRWEIAETPHNYEAREFWRHVIGQYTGGRFEEVILENDRWRGPVQYFKKVE from the coding sequence ATGATTATAAAAATAAAAGAAGCCGGACGAGATAAGAAACCCATTCTGGAGCGGCTACTGCAGTTGTATTTTTATGATTTCAGCGAAATCGAGGGGGGCGATGTTGATGATCAGGGATTGTTCCATTATACCTATCTCGATATTTATTGGGAAGAGACCGGAAGGTATCCATATTTGGTATATGTCGATGGCCGACCGGCCGGATTTGTCCTGGTCCGTTGTCATTCTTATTTCGACTCCCCGGAGAAGACTCATGTAATGGCGGAGTTTTTCGTCATGCGGAAATACCGCCGGCGCGGGGTCGGTTCCACCATGGCCTTTCGGATTTTCGATAAATTCCCGGGCCGCTGGGAAATAGCGGAGACCCCGCATAATTATGAAGCCCGGGAATTCTGGAGACATGTTATCGGGCAATATACTGGCGGCAGGTTTGAAGAGGTCATACTTGAAAACGATCGTTGGCGGGGACCGGTCCAGTATTTCAAAAAAGTCGAATAA
- a CDS encoding RNA-binding protein gives MNIYVGNLSYNMTEDDLRQTFENYGEVTSATIIKDKISGDSRGFGFVEMSSEDEAMAAIDALNGQEMNGRKLNVNKARPRNDRGGGGGRERRGGGDRRF, from the coding sequence ATGAACATCTACGTCGGGAATCTGTCATACAATATGACAGAGGATGATCTTCGCCAGACTTTCGAGAATTATGGCGAGGTCACAAGTGCCACCATCATCAAGGACAAGATCAGCGGCGACTCGCGCGGGTTCGGTTTTGTCGAAATGTCATCCGAGGACGAGGCCATGGCGGCTATCGACGCCCTCAATGGCCAGGAGATGAACGGACGCAAACTTAATGTCAACAAGGCTCGTCCGCGCAACGATCGGGGCGGCGGCGGTGGTCGTGAACGTCGCGGTGGCGGCGATCGACGTTTCTAA
- a CDS encoding sodium:solute symporter, translated as MRRAKSFSDFFLGGGKIGPWMTAFTYGTAYFSAVLFIGFAGKIGWGFGYSGLWIAAGNALLGVLGVWWLMGPRIKKMAAEYNVHTMSEYFEIRYRSKFLKLMAAISIFIFFVPYSAAVFMGLSYLFRSTFGIDYTLALVLMGGFTGIYLVLGGYKSMTMIDMVFGVIMTAGVVILLYCAIDKAGGLNNITAGLKAINPDLTAIVGPPGWWPLFCLVFLTSAAPFAMPQLIQKFYAIRDNRSIKIGMIASTFFAVLIGGIGYFTGATTRFFLTPENASAAFDKGGPIFDALMPELMVKIIPEGLLVLILLLILSASMSTLAALVLISSSAVAKDFYAGFVNKNAEDKKLTLLMRVSSGFFVILSVIIAYFKPTTIVAILGISWGAIGSVFLGPFVWGLLTRRAGKVGAISSALVGLTVCLMLYLTGTPSPQAGTVGMLISLAVNPLVSLVFPAR; from the coding sequence ATGCGCCGGGCGAAATCGTTTTCGGATTTTTTCCTGGGGGGCGGCAAGATCGGACCCTGGATGACTGCCTTCACCTATGGCACGGCCTATTTTTCGGCCGTTCTGTTTATCGGATTCGCCGGTAAGATCGGCTGGGGATTCGGTTATTCCGGTTTGTGGATTGCGGCCGGTAATGCCCTTCTGGGAGTCTTGGGAGTCTGGTGGCTGATGGGTCCCCGGATCAAGAAAATGGCCGCCGAATACAATGTTCACACCATGTCGGAGTATTTCGAAATTCGATACCGGAGCAAGTTTTTGAAACTGATGGCGGCGATATCGATATTTATCTTTTTCGTACCGTATTCCGCGGCCGTCTTTATGGGGCTGTCGTACCTGTTCCGGTCCACCTTCGGGATCGACTATACCCTGGCCCTGGTATTGATGGGTGGTTTTACCGGGATATACCTGGTGCTCGGGGGGTACAAATCGATGACCATGATCGATATGGTGTTCGGGGTGATTATGACGGCCGGGGTGGTGATTCTTCTGTACTGCGCAATTGATAAGGCCGGCGGGTTGAACAATATTACCGCGGGATTGAAGGCGATCAATCCGGATCTGACGGCGATAGTCGGTCCCCCGGGCTGGTGGCCATTGTTCTGTCTGGTGTTCCTGACCAGTGCGGCGCCGTTTGCCATGCCGCAACTGATTCAGAAATTCTATGCCATCCGGGATAACCGCTCGATCAAAATCGGCATGATCGCCTCGACTTTCTTTGCCGTTCTGATTGGCGGAATCGGGTATTTTACCGGGGCGACGACACGTTTCTTTCTGACCCCGGAAAACGCTTCGGCGGCATTCGATAAGGGCGGGCCGATATTCGATGCCCTGATGCCGGAGTTGATGGTGAAAATTATCCCGGAGGGACTTTTGGTACTGATTCTGCTTTTGATTCTATCGGCTTCGATGTCCACTCTGGCGGCTCTGGTGCTGATATCCAGCTCGGCGGTGGCCAAGGATTTTTATGCCGGGTTCGTTAATAAAAATGCCGAGGACAAAAAACTAACCCTGCTGATGCGGGTTTCGAGCGGGTTTTTTGTGATCCTGTCGGTCATTATCGCTTATTTTAAACCGACCACGATTGTGGCCATACTGGGTATTTCATGGGGCGCGATCGGGTCTGTTTTTCTGGGTCCGTTTGTCTGGGGTCTTCTAACCCGCCGGGCCGGCAAAGTCGGCGCTATCAGTTCAGCTCTGGTGGGGTTGACGGTGTGCCTGATGTTGTACCTTACCGGGACACCCTCGCCGCAGGCCGGAACAGTCGGGATGCTGATTTCGCTGGCGGTCAATCCGCTGGTGAGCCTGGTCTTCCCGGCCAGATAG
- the pepF gene encoding oligoendopeptidase F — protein MTTDLKKTGAIPQRSDIAEKFKWNLTDLYADDTAWEADSKKAQGLIEKAKSYTGQLAGSPEVLYECLELRSQLGLICHNLYQYAKLNQDLDNRVSRYQAMTERAAMLSSQAGAAYSFVEPELSAIDDEHLLEMAAKFPRTDVYDLYIRELIRHREHIRSGEVEELLAQAQMIARGPDSIFTMLDDADIKYPSIRDEKGDEVVITKQRYAKFMESPDQRVRRDATEAMVSAYKEHINTIGATLASTINKDVFYARARRYESCLHGGLDAFNIPVSVYHSLLDTTEADLAGMHKWMAVRKKILDLEKIYTYDVYCPLFPDQNFEVGYDEAVKQVIEAVKPLGEKYGEVLKKAFASRWVDVFETEGKGSGAYSWGNYSAHPFVLMNYNDTVSNMFTLAHEMGHCLHSYMSNEKQPFPKAQYSIFVAEVASTLNEGLLLQYLLAKMTDTRQKLFLLNRNIDGTLGTFFHQVMYARFELMIHEQVEKGEALSPDLMNRMWEDLTRKCYGPVITMDEWSRYKWARIPHFYNQYYVYQYATSYAASQAILKKFLSGEEGIIEKYLGLLSSGGSDYPIELLKKCGVDMTTPEPFKATLKLFSERVDEVERLADKL, from the coding sequence ATGACGACTGATCTGAAAAAGACCGGGGCTATTCCGCAGCGTTCGGATATTGCCGAAAAATTCAAATGGAATCTGACAGATCTTTACGCTGACGATACCGCCTGGGAAGCCGACAGCAAAAAAGCGCAGGGGTTGATCGAAAAGGCGAAAAGTTATACCGGGCAACTGGCCGGTTCGCCCGAGGTTTTATATGAGTGTCTCGAATTACGCAGTCAGCTGGGTCTGATCTGCCACAATCTTTATCAGTATGCCAAACTGAACCAGGATCTCGATAACCGGGTTTCCCGTTATCAGGCTATGACCGAGCGGGCGGCCATGTTATCATCACAGGCCGGGGCCGCCTATTCGTTTGTGGAGCCCGAATTATCGGCCATAGACGATGAACATCTGCTGGAAATGGCCGCAAAATTTCCCCGGACCGATGTTTATGATTTATATATCCGGGAATTGATCCGTCACCGCGAGCATATCCGTTCGGGCGAAGTCGAGGAACTATTGGCGCAGGCCCAGATGATCGCCCGCGGTCCGGACAGTATTTTCACTATGCTTGATGATGCCGATATCAAGTATCCTTCCATCCGCGATGAGAAGGGCGACGAGGTGGTTATTACCAAGCAACGCTATGCCAAATTTATGGAATCTCCCGATCAGCGGGTCCGTCGTGACGCCACCGAGGCGATGGTCTCGGCCTACAAAGAACATATTAATACCATCGGGGCGACCCTGGCCTCGACAATCAACAAAGATGTCTTTTACGCCCGGGCCCGCCGGTATGAAAGTTGTCTGCATGGGGGGCTGGATGCGTTCAATATTCCGGTGTCGGTTTATCATTCGCTTCTGGATACGACCGAGGCGGACCTGGCCGGAATGCATAAATGGATGGCAGTCAGAAAAAAGATTCTGGATCTGGAAAAAATTTATACGTACGATGTTTACTGCCCGCTCTTTCCCGATCAAAATTTCGAGGTCGGCTACGATGAAGCGGTGAAGCAAGTGATCGAGGCGGTTAAACCGCTGGGTGAAAAATACGGCGAGGTATTGAAAAAGGCCTTCGCGAGCCGCTGGGTGGATGTCTTTGAAACGGAGGGTAAGGGCAGTGGCGCCTATAGCTGGGGGAATTACTCGGCGCATCCCTTTGTCCTGATGAATTACAACGACACCGTCAGCAATATGTTCACGCTGGCCCATGAGATGGGTCATTGCCTGCACAGCTATATGTCCAATGAAAAACAGCCGTTTCCCAAAGCCCAGTATTCGATTTTTGTCGCCGAGGTAGCCTCGACGCTCAATGAAGGATTACTCCTGCAGTACCTTCTGGCCAAAATGACCGATACCAGGCAGAAATTGTTTTTGCTCAACCGGAATATCGACGGAACCCTGGGAACGTTTTTCCACCAGGTAATGTATGCCCGGTTCGAATTGATGATCCATGAACAGGTCGAAAAGGGAGAGGCGCTTTCGCCGGACCTGATGAACCGGATGTGGGAGGATTTGACCCGGAAATGCTACGGCCCGGTCATCACCATGGACGAATGGTCACGGTATAAATGGGCGCGGATACCGCATTTCTATAATCAGTATTATGTGTATCAATACGCCACATCGTACGCCGCCTCGCAGGCCATCCTGAAGAAATTCCTGTCAGGTGAGGAAGGTATTATTGAAAAATATCTGGGTTTATTGTCCTCGGGCGGGTCTGATTATCCGATTGAACTGCTTAAAAAGTGCGGGGTGGATATGACCACGCCGGAACCGTTCAAAGCGACATTAAAGCTTTTTTCCGAACGGGTCGATGAAGTCGAGCGGCTGGCCGATAAACTCTAA
- a CDS encoding class I SAM-dependent rRNA methyltransferase — MNEIILKKGREKPARQFHPWLFSGAIDKISGSPEPGEIVRVIGCDEDFVALGYYNPFSQIQIRLLEWNDNISIDKAWWEHRLATAIESRSRFKNDEDTNAYRLVFGEADFLPGLIVDKYADFIVMQSLTRGIEAVKDIIAGSLNRLLKPTGIYERSDASIRSMERLKAAKGRLVGEEPPDLLDINENGLKFRIDIKNGQKTGFYLDQRDNRMIASRYVLGGRMLDCFSYCGGFAVYALRGGADSVMLVDSSQESLALAKTNLILNGLDTEQVEYRIGDAFRTLRDLREAGSQFDLVVLDPPKFASSKSHLQKALAGYKDINLTAMQILRPGGILVTFSCSGAVTLDSLKMAVFWASVDAHRQVQILQTMHHAEDHPRLLSFPEGEYLKGMICRVE, encoded by the coding sequence ATGAATGAAATTATTTTAAAAAAGGGGCGGGAGAAGCCCGCCCGCCAGTTTCATCCGTGGCTATTTTCGGGCGCCATTGATAAAATTTCCGGGTCGCCCGAGCCGGGAGAAATCGTGCGGGTGATAGGTTGCGATGAGGATTTTGTCGCCCTCGGATATTATAATCCTTTTTCCCAGATACAGATCCGTCTTCTGGAATGGAATGATAATATATCAATTGATAAGGCATGGTGGGAACACCGTTTGGCGACCGCTATTGAATCCAGAAGCCGTTTTAAAAACGATGAAGACACCAATGCTTATCGTCTGGTTTTTGGTGAGGCCGATTTTTTGCCGGGACTGATTGTTGATAAATATGCCGATTTCATTGTCATGCAGTCTTTGACGCGCGGAATTGAAGCGGTTAAAGATATTATTGCAGGAAGCCTCAATCGTCTTTTAAAACCGACCGGTATATATGAGCGGAGTGATGCATCGATTCGATCGATGGAAAGATTGAAGGCCGCCAAGGGGCGGTTGGTCGGTGAAGAACCACCGGATTTGCTGGACATCAATGAAAACGGGCTTAAATTCCGGATTGATATCAAAAACGGTCAAAAGACCGGGTTTTATCTTGATCAACGGGATAACCGCATGATTGCGTCACGATATGTCCTAGGGGGCCGGATGCTGGATTGTTTCAGTTATTGCGGCGGTTTTGCCGTTTATGCTCTTCGGGGTGGGGCCGATTCGGTTATGCTGGTAGATTCGTCGCAGGAATCGCTGGCCCTGGCCAAAACAAATCTGATCCTCAACGGTCTCGATACCGAACAGGTGGAATACCGAATTGGAGATGCTTTTCGGACCTTGAGAGATTTGAGAGAGGCTGGTTCGCAGTTTGATTTGGTCGTTCTTGATCCGCCGAAATTCGCCTCATCGAAAAGCCATCTACAAAAAGCCCTGGCCGGTTATAAGGATATTAACCTGACGGCGATGCAGATTCTCCGGCCGGGCGGAATACTGGTCACTTTTTCATGCTCCGGAGCGGTTACACTCGATTCTCTGAAAATGGCGGTCTTCTGGGCCTCGGTTGATGCTCATCGGCAGGTGCAGATTCTGCAGACCATGCATCATGCCGAGGACCACCCCCGGCTGTTGTCTTTTCCGGAAGGGGAATATCTTAAGGGGATGATTTGCCGGGTGGAATAA
- a CDS encoding DMT family protein, with protein MDKFAPVLLLIGSNLFMTYAWYGHLKDFSRKPLAMVIIISWGVAFLEYCLQVPANRIGFQYYSLGQLKVTQEIITMCIFALFSVVYMKQQLRLDFLWAGLCLVGAAYFIFRH; from the coding sequence ATGGATAAATTCGCGCCGGTTCTGCTTCTGATCGGTTCCAATCTTTTCATGACTTACGCCTGGTACGGTCATTTAAAGGATTTCAGCCGCAAACCACTCGCAATGGTTATTATTATCAGCTGGGGCGTTGCCTTCCTTGAATATTGCCTTCAGGTCCCGGCCAACCGGATCGGATTCCAGTATTATTCGCTGGGACAGCTCAAAGTCACCCAGGAAATTATCACCATGTGTATTTTCGCGCTTTTTTCGGTCGTTTACATGAAACAACAGCTTCGGCTCGATTTCCTCTGGGCCGGGCTGTGTCTGGTCGGGGCGGCCTATTTCATCTTCCGCCATTAA
- a CDS encoding class I SAM-dependent methyltransferase, whose translation MDKDRRKYFESCAEEWDKEFTAEDLEILSFLIDSFNIKEGSRIADLGCGTGIMFDMLRRKTGDNGIVVGIDFARSMIDLARRNFPFRNVFEVDGDVEHLPLRRGFFDHAITFAAFAHFVNHQIVMEEVSRILKPGGTFHIIHLMGSRELEEYHIKTGGPVAHDHLPSHEDMMALFQHGHFINIKIADQPGIFLASGVKG comes from the coding sequence ATGGATAAAGATCGCCGGAAATATTTCGAGTCCTGCGCTGAGGAATGGGACAAGGAATTCACGGCTGAAGACCTTGAAATCCTGTCCTTTTTAATTGATTCCTTCAATATCAAAGAAGGTTCCCGGATTGCCGACCTCGGATGCGGCACCGGAATCATGTTTGACATGTTGCGCCGCAAAACCGGGGACAATGGTATAGTGGTTGGAATCGATTTCGCCCGAAGCATGATCGACCTGGCCCGAAGAAATTTCCCCTTCCGAAATGTTTTCGAGGTGGATGGTGATGTCGAACACCTGCCGTTACGCCGGGGATTTTTTGACCATGCCATCACTTTTGCCGCCTTTGCCCATTTCGTCAATCACCAGATTGTCATGGAGGAGGTTTCGCGAATTTTGAAACCCGGCGGGACTTTTCATATAATTCATCTGATGGGCAGTCGGGAACTGGAAGAATACCATATAAAAACCGGCGGGCCGGTCGCCCATGACCACCTTCCCTCGCACGAAGACATGATGGCGCTCTTTCAACATGGCCATTTCATAAATATCAAAATCGCCGATCAACCCGGTATCTTCCTGGCCTCCGGCGTTAAAGGATAA
- a CDS encoding ECF transporter S component, which produces MGPNRIAHTALYLALAIALPMAFHWTGLGGRLFLPMHIPVLICGFVVGPLAGLLVGLIAPFMSHLLTSMPPAYAVPLMTMELAIYGLVAGLTFKKLKMNIIPALLIAMIVGRLAFALGLFLLGQFIELPYGPAEFLVGGILLASWPGIIIQFILIPPLVYAIRQSSRQ; this is translated from the coding sequence TTGGGCCCTAATCGCATTGCCCATACCGCCCTCTATCTTGCATTGGCAATAGCCCTCCCGATGGCTTTCCATTGGACCGGCCTGGGTGGCAGGCTCTTCCTTCCCATGCATATTCCCGTTCTTATCTGCGGTTTCGTTGTCGGTCCTCTGGCCGGATTGCTGGTTGGCCTGATTGCACCCTTTATGTCGCACCTGCTCACTTCCATGCCCCCGGCTTATGCCGTCCCGCTCATGACTATGGAACTCGCTATTTACGGACTGGTCGCCGGACTGACTTTTAAAAAACTGAAAATGAATATTATTCCCGCCCTGTTGATTGCCATGATTGTCGGCCGTCTGGCCTTTGCCCTGGGCCTGTTTTTACTGGGTCAATTTATCGAACTGCCCTATGGACCCGCAGAATTTCTGGTGGGCGGTATTTTGCTGGCCAGCTGGCCCGGAATAATCATTCAATTCATTCTCATCCCGCCCCTTGTCTATGCCATCAGACAATCCTCGCGTCAATAG
- the gyrA gene encoding DNA gyrase subunit A, translating to MPLEREKIVPIFLEEEMKNSYLDYSMSVITNRALPDVRDGLKPSNRRILVAMNDLNLSPGRPHRKCAKIAGDTSGNYHPHGEQVVYPTLVRMAQDFNMRYPLVDGQGNFGSIDGDGAAAMRYTEARLTPIAMEMLADMEKDTVAMMPNYDETRHEPKVLPGKFPNLICNGTSGIAVGMASNIPPHNLGEAVDAITALIDNDELTNDELMQYIPGPDFPTGGIINGRDGIREAYRTGKGRLLVRAKAVTEKQKNGKECIVVTEIPFQVNKSNLLEKIADLVRDKKIDGISDLRDESDRDGMRIVIELKRDAQAEIVLNQLFKNTQMQSTFAINLLTLVGGVPQVLTLRQLLSEFIKHRHEVVVRRTQFDLNKAEARAHILEGYKIALDNIDAIIELIKKSADTPAAREGLMKKFKLSEIQANAILEMRLARLTGLERKKIEDEYIATIKLIAELKGILESKPRRMAIIKNELTELKKKYDDHRRTEIQGAAEDFKLEDLIAEEDMVITISHSGYVKRLSITMYRRQNRGGRGVIGIETKEEDFAEHLFIASTHDYILFFSNKGRCYWVKVHEIPTGGRLAKGKPIVNMVDLSKGETITAFCKVRDFDPGHYIVMATRNGIIKKTPLDNFSNPRKAGVNAANIPVDDELIEAMVTDGSFDIVLATRKGQAIRFHEEKIRPMGRTAYGVKGINLATGDYTIGMVVVKRESTLLSVTENGYGKRTDINDYRVTNRGGKGVINIKTSDRNGEVVTIKEVLDDDELILITKRGITNRQRVKSINVISRNTQGVRLITLDKGDKVIDVARVVQEE from the coding sequence ATGCCTCTGGAACGTGAAAAAATAGTCCCGATTTTCCTCGAGGAGGAAATGAAAAATTCCTACCTCGATTATTCCATGTCTGTGATTACCAACCGGGCCCTTCCCGATGTTCGCGATGGTCTGAAACCATCCAATCGACGAATTCTGGTGGCCATGAACGATCTCAATCTCTCGCCCGGACGGCCGCATCGTAAATGCGCTAAAATCGCCGGCGATACTTCGGGAAATTATCATCCCCACGGCGAGCAGGTGGTTTATCCCACCCTGGTTCGCATGGCCCAGGATTTCAACATGCGCTACCCGCTGGTGGATGGTCAGGGCAATTTCGGTTCCATTGACGGCGATGGCGCGGCGGCCATGCGCTACACCGAGGCGCGCCTGACCCCGATTGCCATGGAAATGCTGGCCGACATGGAAAAAGATACCGTGGCCATGATGCCCAACTATGATGAAACCCGCCATGAACCGAAAGTGCTTCCGGGCAAATTCCCCAACCTGATCTGTAATGGTACCTCAGGTATCGCCGTCGGTATGGCTTCCAACATCCCGCCGCACAATCTTGGCGAGGCTGTCGATGCCATTACGGCCCTGATCGATAATGATGAATTGACCAATGACGAACTGATGCAATATATTCCTGGCCCGGATTTCCCGACCGGCGGTATTATCAACGGCCGCGATGGTATTCGCGAAGCCTACCGGACCGGCAAAGGACGTCTACTGGTACGCGCCAAGGCCGTTACCGAAAAACAGAAAAACGGCAAAGAATGCATTGTCGTAACAGAAATTCCTTTCCAGGTCAATAAATCCAATCTTCTGGAAAAAATTGCCGACCTGGTGCGCGACAAGAAAATCGACGGGATCTCCGACCTGCGTGATGAATCCGACCGCGACGGCATGAGAATCGTTATTGAGTTGAAACGTGATGCCCAAGCGGAGATTGTCCTCAATCAGCTTTTCAAAAACACCCAGATGCAATCGACTTTCGCCATCAACCTGCTGACTCTGGTCGGGGGTGTTCCCCAAGTATTAACCCTGAGACAGCTTCTCAGCGAATTTATCAAACACCGCCATGAGGTGGTCGTCCGGCGGACTCAGTTCGATCTTAATAAGGCCGAGGCGAGAGCTCATATTCTCGAAGGTTATAAAATCGCCCTTGATAATATCGATGCCATTATCGAATTGATCAAGAAATCGGCCGACACTCCTGCGGCCCGCGAAGGCTTGATGAAGAAATTCAAGCTGTCCGAAATACAGGCCAACGCCATCCTGGAAATGCGTCTGGCCCGGCTGACTGGGCTCGAACGAAAGAAAATCGAGGATGAATATATCGCCACTATCAAGCTGATCGCGGAACTCAAAGGCATTCTGGAATCCAAACCGCGCCGGATGGCTATCATCAAGAACGAACTGACCGAACTCAAGAAAAAATACGATGATCACCGGCGAACCGAAATCCAGGGCGCGGCCGAGGATTTCAAGCTGGAAGACCTTATCGCCGAGGAAGATATGGTTATCACCATATCCCATTCCGGCTATGTCAAGCGGTTGTCGATCACCATGTACCGCCGCCAGAATCGCGGCGGGCGGGGAGTTATCGGCATTGAAACCAAAGAGGAAGATTTCGCCGAGCACCTCTTTATCGCCTCGACCCACGATTATATCCTGTTCTTCTCCAACAAGGGCCGGTGCTACTGGGTGAAAGTGCATGAAATTCCCACCGGCGGACGGCTGGCCAAAGGCAAACCGATTGTCAATATGGTCGATCTCAGTAAGGGTGAAACTATTACGGCCTTCTGCAAGGTCCGCGATTTCGATCCCGGCCATTATATTGTCATGGCCACCCGCAACGGCATCATCAAGAAAACGCCGCTGGATAATTTCTCCAATCCGCGCAAAGCCGGGGTCAACGCCGCCAATATTCCTGTTGATGATGAGTTGATCGAGGCCATGGTGACCGATGGCAGTTTCGATATTGTTCTGGCCACCCGGAAAGGTCAGGCCATCAGGTTCCACGAGGAAAAAATCCGGCCCATGGGCCGGACGGCTTACGGTGTCAAAGGGATTAATCTCGCAACCGGCGATTACACCATCGGCATGGTTGTCGTCAAACGCGAAAGCACCCTCCTCTCGGTTACCGAAAACGGTTACGGCAAACGGACCGATATCAATGATTATCGCGTCACCAATCGGGGCGGCAAAGGAGTGATTAATATCAAAACCTCCGACCGCAACGGCGAAGTGGTGACCATAAAAGAGGTTCTCGATGATGATGAGTTGATTCTGATTACCAAACGCGGGATCACCAACCGGCAGCGGGTTAAATCCATTAATGTCATCAGCCGTAACACCCAGGGCGTCAGACTCATCACCCTGGATAAAGGCGACAAGGTCATCGATGTCGCCCGAGTGGTTCAGGAAGAATAA